From Serratia fonticola:
GACCTCACGATCAGCCTCCTCCCACACCACCGTACATACGGGTCCGTATACGGCGGTTCGGTTATGTTTATCGCCGCCTGCTTACAGTTCTGGCAGGCCCAGTTTGATGAACAGCTGGTTGGGAAGGGCTATGCTCAGCGCCGGGCTATTACTTATCCGCCACTGTTTATGGCTGCTTCCCACCGTCCGCGCCGCCAGGTCTTTCCTTACATCCCGCCGCCGCAGCTCTTTATAACGCTTGCTGCCTGTTTTCCACTGTTTCCAGAGTACACTTCGCAGCCTGCGTCTTATCCATCCGTTCAGCTCTCGCATTATCGACGGCCACTCGTTCATCCCGTAGTAACTTTTCCATCCCATCAGATACCGCTTTAATGGCTGGATTAGCTGCTCAAGACTTCTCCCTGTGTTGCGCCCCGTCAGTTCCCTTACCCGCACTTTGAACCGTTTCACTGCGTCCGGCGACACCACGCACCTGACCTTTCTGCCCCTTCTGAAGCTGTAACCCAGGAACTTACGCGTTTCCGGCTGCGCTACCGCGCTCTTCTTCGCGTTCACCTTCAGTTTCAGTTTTCGGCTCAGCCAATGTGTCAGCCCCTCCATCACACGGCGGCCTGCCCGTTCGCTTTTCACGTAGATATTGCAGTCATCTGCGTAACGCACGAACTTCAGGCCACGTTTCTCCAGTTCCTTATCGAAGTCGTCCAGTAGCACATTCGATAACAACGGCGACAGTGGGCCGCCCTGCGGCGTCCCTTCTGTCACCGGCCTTACCAGACCGGCCTCCATCACACCTGCGTTCAGGAACCGGCGGATAAGTGACAGCGCCCGTTTATCCGTTACCCGTTTCGCTATCCGGCTCATCAGCACGTCGTGATTTACCCGATCAAAGAACTTCTCCAGATCGAGATCGACTACCCAGTGATACCCAGAACCGATATAGTCCTGAGCCTGTTTCACTGCCTGATGGGCCGAGCGTCCGGGCCGGAACCCATAGCTGTTATCGCTGAACGACGCATCCCACTGCCGTTGCAGTTCCTGCATCACCGCCTGCTGGATAAAGCGATCGACTACCGTCGGGATACCCAACAGGCGTTCGCCGCCCCCGGGTTTCGGGATGCTCACTCTTCTCACAGGGGATGGGCAGTAACTGCCGGACAGCAGTTGCGCTTTCAGTTCCGGCCAGTGGCGTTTCAGGTAGTCCGGCAGATCGCTTACGCTCATGCCGTCACTTCCCGCCGCACCTTTATTGGCTTTCACTCTTTTCAGGGCTTGCTTGAGATTGACGGGTTCACAGATGGCTTCCATCAGCCATTCTGCTGACGACGGACTTTCTCTGGTCGTCGGTGCCTGTACGGTTTCAGCCCCCTGAGAGCCGACGTTCGGGGCTTCACCCCGTCTTTCTGCTTCAGGGCCGCGATGCGTTTTCTGCTGCATGACCGTTCAGAACCTCCGCTGATACTTGTCACTCATTACCGTTCGGGCCTTCGGACAGTCCTGTCCTACTATGCCCTCTGCTGACTCCTGTCCGCCGATCAGCGCACCTTACGGTGCGCTCAGTTCTGAATGCAGAACGCCGGACAGGCCTCCCGGGGTAAGCTCAGCCGCTTTCACCACACACCTGCCAGATCTACCCCCCCGACTCTTGATGGTTATGGCCTTTGCAATCAAACGCTTGCTCCGCCAGCCGGGTAGGCCTCATATCTGATTTCTGTTCGTCAGGTCATGGTTTTGCTCCACGCTTCCTTCAGACCCCGCCTCACGACGACGCCCTTGCGCTTCACTAGTCCTTCGCCACCATCAGGCTGGACAGGGGACTTTCACCCCCGAGCTGCTGAGCATGCCCGGCACACGTTAAGTGGGCGCAGCATGCAGCGCCCCTACCCGATTAGCCAATTGATGAATGTAAGCACGGGTAAATTGGTTTGAACGATTGAATTGATGCTTAGTAGCAACTTTAACCTTATGATAGATCCGGTTAACCTGTTTTGTATGGATATCAATCTAGATAATCGAAACAAATAATCAGGAGAAGATTATTATGGCAACGGCAAAGAAAGCGACCAAGACTCATATCGGCCTGGACACCAAACAATCAGCAAAACTCTCTGAAGCACTGAACGCCCTACTGGCTAACTACCAAGTGTTGTATATGAACGTGCGTGGCTACCATTGGAATATTTCCGGCCCGCACTTCTTTGAACTGCACGTCAAGTTTGAAGAAACCTACAATGACCTGCTGACCAAGGTAGATGAACTGGCAGAGCGTATTCTGACTCTGGGTTCACAGCCTCGCCACGCCTTCAGTGACTATCTGAAAACGGCGGATATCAAGGAAGACACCAATGTCACCGACGATAAAGGCACCCTGCGCGGCTTGCTGGAAGGTTACGCCATTTTGTTGCAACAGCAGCGCGAACTGCTGACGCTGGCCGCAGAGGCCGGTGATGAGGGTACCTCTTCGCTGATGAGTGATTACATCAAAGAGCAGGAAAAACAGGTGTGGATGTTGAACGCCTATCTGGGTAAATAACCCAGGTCCAGCCAATAGCAGAACAGCCCATAACGGGCTGTTCTTGTTTTACCACTCGTAAGCCACAACGAACAATAAGGCTCTGCGGTGTTGATCGTCCAAACGACGGCGAACACGAATGATATGCCGATTGCTGCACGACTGGCGCTCCAGCCAACGGTGCCTGCGCCGCTGGCTCTGCCGTAACATCCTCCAGCGGCCCACTTCATTTCTACTGCGTCTCATTTTACGTTACCCATCAATGCCAACCGCGGGCATTATAGCCCTTTCAACGCGCGATCCAAGTCGTGCGTTCACTGCCGTCACCCTCTCACAGGCGACAAAAAGTACGGTTTTTATTTTCAGCAAGTCCCTTTAGTCAATCATTTTTATGTAACTTAACTACCGAGAAAAGGTTTCACCTTTGTTGTTCTGTGCGTACACTCATTATTGGTGGCTTACGAACGGAAATTTTTGCCTTTATGACAACCTTTTATACCGTAATTAGTTGGCTCTTGGTGTTTGGCTATTGGCTGCTTATCGCCGGGGTCACATTGCGTATTCTGATGAAACGACGCACCGTGCCTTCGGCCATGGCCTGGCTGCTGGTGATCTATATTCTGCCCTTGGTCGGTATCGTTGCTTATTTATCCTTTGGTGAACTGCACCTCGGCAAACGCCGCGCAGAGAGAGCCAAGGCTATGTGGCCCTCAACCGCTCGCTGGCTGAATGAGCTTAAAGGAAGTAGCCGGATTTTTGCTACCGAGTACAGTGAAGTGGCCCGCCCGCTGTTCCAGCTTTGCCACCACCGCCAGGGCATCGATGGCGTCAAAGGCAACCAGCTACAGCTGCTGACGACCACCGATTCAACGATGAATGCCCTGGTGCGGGATATCGAACTGGCACGCCATAATATCGAGATGGTGTTTTATATCTGGCAGCCCGGTGGGCTGGTCGATCAGGTCGCCGAATCATTGATGGCCGCCGCACGCCGTGGCGTACATTGCCGTTTGATGCTGGACTCGGCTGGCAGCGTACAGTTCTTCCGCAGCCCTTATCCCAGCATGATGCGTAACGCCGGTATTGAAGTGGTTGAGTCACTCAAGGTGAACCTGTTCCGCGTATTCCTGCGGCGCATGGACCTGAGGCAACATCGCAAAGTGGTGCTGATCGACAATTACATCGCCTACACCGGCAGTATGAATATGGTCGATCCGCGCTTCTTCAAGCAGGATGCCGGGGTGGGTCAATGGATCGACCTGATGGCACGTATGGAAGGCCCAGTGGCAACCACGATGGGTATCGTTTACGCCTGTGACTGGGAGATCGAAACCGGAAAGCGCATTCTACCACCGCCGCCAGACGTGAATATCATGCCGTTTGAACAGGAAAGCGGCCACACCATCCAGGTTATTGCTTCCGGCCCGGGATTCCCGGAAGAGATGATCCATCAGGCGCTGTTGACGGCGGTCTATTCCGCGCGTGAGCAGTTGATCATGACCACCCCCTATCTGGTGCCGAGCGACGATCTGCTGCACGCCATCTGCACGGCAGCGCTGCGTGGCGTTGACGTCAGCATTATCGTTCCGCGCGACAACGACTCAATGATGGTGCGCTGGGCCAGCCGTGCCTTCTTCTCGGAGCTGCTGGAAGCGGGCGTGAAGATTTATCAGTTTGAAGGCGGGCTGTTGCACACCAAGAGCGTGTTGGTCGATGGCCAGCTCAGCCTGGTCGGCACGGTCAATCTGGATATGCGCAGCCTGTGGCTGAACTTTGAAATCACCCTGGTGATTGACGACAGCGGCTTTGGTGCCGATCTAGCCTGTGTGCAAGATGATTACATCGCCCGCTCGCAGCTGTTGGACGCCAAGCAATGGTTGAAGCGCCCGTACTGGCACCGCCTGGTCGAACGCCTGTTTTACTTTTTCAGCCCGTTGCTGTAAAAGCGGCAACGAGCATGGTTTAATAACCTCAAATCATTTGTTATCAGGATTTTTATATGGACTTGAATAATCGCCTTACCGAAGATGAAACGCTGGAACAAGCCTACGACATCTTCCTTGAGCTGGCTGGCGACAATCTGGATCCCGCGGATATTCTGCTGTTCAATTTACAGTTTGAAGAGCGCGGTGGTGCCGAGCTGTACGATCCGGCAGAGGACTGGCAGGAACACGTGGATTACGATCTGAATCCGGACTTCTTTGCCGAGGTGGTGATCGGCCTGGCGGACAGCGATGGCGAGCCTATCAACGATGTCTTTGCCCGCGTGCTGATCTGCCGCGAGAAAGATAACAAGCTGTGCCACATTTTGTGGAAAGAATAAGCCGGTTAACGGTATAAAAAAACCTGCCAGATGGCAGGTTTTTTTATTGTTAATCAACACATTATAACGGATCAACTTTCAGGCACGATACCGCATGTCGGAAGCTGCCTTCCAGCAATGGGCGCGTTTTAGCGCATTCCGGCCCGGCAATCGGGCAACGGGTGCGGAACACACAGCCCGAAGGCGGATTGATCGGCGATGGCAATTCCCCTTCCAGCAGTTGGATCTGCTTTTCCTTCTCCTTGTCAGGATCCGGCACCGGAACCGCCGACATCAGCGCCTTGGTATACGGATGCTGCGGGTTATGATAGACCTCATCATAGGTTCCCAGTTCCACCGCATGGCCCAGATACATCACCAGCACCCGATCGGATATGTGTTTAACCACCGCCAGATCGTGGGCGATAAAGATTAACGATAACCCCATCTCACGCTGCAACTGCTGCAACAGATTCACCACCTGCGCCTGGATAGACACGTCCAAGGCGGAGACCGGCTCATCACAAATCACCAGTTTCGGCTCCAGGATCAAGGCGCGGGCGATACCGATACGCTGACACTGCCCGCCGGAGAATTCATGCGGATAACGGTTGATCAGGTTCGGCAACAGGCCCACCTTCAACATCATCGCTTTGACCTTATCCTTCACTTCCTGGCGCGGCATTTTCGGATTGTAGGTACGCAGCGGTTCGGCGATGATCTCACCGATGGTCATACGCGGGTTCAGCGAGGCCAGCGGATCCTGGAAAATCATCTGAATATCGCTGCGCGTCTTGCGCCAATCGGCATCATTCATGCCCAGCAGATCTTTGCCCAACCAGGCAACGCGGCCACTGGTCGCCTTCACCAGGCCGATAATTGCCCGTGCGAAGGTGGATTTACCGCAGCCTGACTCCCCTACCACCCCTAGCGTTTCGCCTTCAAACAGGCGCACGGTGACACCGTCCACCGCTTTCAGCGTTTTCGGTGCCTGCCAGAACCACTGCTTGTCATCATGAATATCAAAGTGAACTTTCAGGTCTGCGACTTCCAGCAGCACTCTTTTATCGGTTGCGGTCATACCAACGCCTCCACCGGCTTGAAACAGGCGCGCAGGCGCCCCTCACCAAACTGCTCCAATGGCGGAGCACTCGCGCACTGTTCCATCGCATACGGACAACGCGGTTGGAACGGACAGCCCTTTGGCAAACGCAGCAGGTTCGGCGGGTTACCAGGGATGGTCATCAACGCGTCACCTTCGGCATCCAGACGCGGCACCGCATTGAGCAGCCCGATAGAATATGGGTGGCTCGGATGATAAAACACATCGCGGGCGCTGCCGTATTCCATGGTGCGGCCTGCGTACATCACCAAGACCTTGTTA
This genomic window contains:
- a CDS encoding Dps family protein: MATAKKATKTHIGLDTKQSAKLSEALNALLANYQVLYMNVRGYHWNISGPHFFELHVKFEETYNDLLTKVDELAERILTLGSQPRHAFSDYLKTADIKEDTNVTDDKGTLRGLLEGYAILLQQQRELLTLAAEAGDEGTSSLMSDYIKEQEKQVWMLNAYLGK
- the ltrA gene encoding group II intron reverse transcriptase/maturase, producing the protein MQQKTHRGPEAERRGEAPNVGSQGAETVQAPTTRESPSSAEWLMEAICEPVNLKQALKRVKANKGAAGSDGMSVSDLPDYLKRHWPELKAQLLSGSYCPSPVRRVSIPKPGGGERLLGIPTVVDRFIQQAVMQELQRQWDASFSDNSYGFRPGRSAHQAVKQAQDYIGSGYHWVVDLDLEKFFDRVNHDVLMSRIAKRVTDKRALSLIRRFLNAGVMEAGLVRPVTEGTPQGGPLSPLLSNVLLDDFDKELEKRGLKFVRYADDCNIYVKSERAGRRVMEGLTHWLSRKLKLKVNAKKSAVAQPETRKFLGYSFRRGRKVRCVVSPDAVKRFKVRVRELTGRNTGRSLEQLIQPLKRYLMGWKSYYGMNEWPSIMRELNGWIRRRLRSVLWKQWKTGSKRYKELRRRDVRKDLAARTVGSSHKQWRISNSPALSIALPNQLFIKLGLPEL
- a CDS encoding YciY family protein, which encodes MRRSRNEVGRWRMLRQSQRRRHRWLERQSCSNRHIIRVRRRLDDQHRRALLFVVAYEW
- the cls gene encoding cardiolipin synthase; this translates as MTTFYTVISWLLVFGYWLLIAGVTLRILMKRRTVPSAMAWLLVIYILPLVGIVAYLSFGELHLGKRRAERAKAMWPSTARWLNELKGSSRIFATEYSEVARPLFQLCHHRQGIDGVKGNQLQLLTTTDSTMNALVRDIELARHNIEMVFYIWQPGGLVDQVAESLMAAARRGVHCRLMLDSAGSVQFFRSPYPSMMRNAGIEVVESLKVNLFRVFLRRMDLRQHRKVVLIDNYIAYTGSMNMVDPRFFKQDAGVGQWIDLMARMEGPVATTMGIVYACDWEIETGKRILPPPPDVNIMPFEQESGHTIQVIASGPGFPEEMIHQALLTAVYSAREQLIMTTPYLVPSDDLLHAICTAALRGVDVSIIVPRDNDSMMVRWASRAFFSELLEAGVKIYQFEGGLLHTKSVLVDGQLSLVGTVNLDMRSLWLNFEITLVIDDSGFGADLACVQDDYIARSQLLDAKQWLKRPYWHRLVERLFYFFSPLL
- a CDS encoding HI1450 family dsDNA-mimic protein, yielding MDLNNRLTEDETLEQAYDIFLELAGDNLDPADILLFNLQFEERGGAELYDPAEDWQEHVDYDLNPDFFAEVVIGLADSDGEPINDVFARVLICREKDNKLCHILWKE
- the oppF gene encoding murein tripeptide/oligopeptide ABC transporter ATP binding protein OppF gives rise to the protein MTATDKRVLLEVADLKVHFDIHDDKQWFWQAPKTLKAVDGVTVRLFEGETLGVVGESGCGKSTFARAIIGLVKATSGRVAWLGKDLLGMNDADWRKTRSDIQMIFQDPLASLNPRMTIGEIIAEPLRTYNPKMPRQEVKDKVKAMMLKVGLLPNLINRYPHEFSGGQCQRIGIARALILEPKLVICDEPVSALDVSIQAQVVNLLQQLQREMGLSLIFIAHDLAVVKHISDRVLVMYLGHAVELGTYDEVYHNPQHPYTKALMSAVPVPDPDKEKEKQIQLLEGELPSPINPPSGCVFRTRCPIAGPECAKTRPLLEGSFRHAVSCLKVDPL